A window from Solanum stenotomum isolate F172 chromosome 5, ASM1918654v1, whole genome shotgun sequence encodes these proteins:
- the LOC125864467 gene encoding peroxisomal membrane protein 11C-like has product MSTLDVARAELALAVLYLNKAEARDKICRAIQYGAKFLSDGQPGTAQNVDKSTSLARKLFRLFKFINDLHALISPNAPGTPLPLILLGKSKNALLSTYLFLDQFVWLGRSGIYKNKEQTELIGRISFFSWMGSSICTALVEIGELGRLSSSMKKLEKELKNTDKYKNEQYRSKLQQSNERSLALIKAGTDIVVAVGLLQLAPKKVTPRVTGAFGFVSSLISCYQLLPSPPKDKAF; this is encoded by the exons ATGAGCACCTTAGATGTTGCCAGAGCAGAGCTTGCACTTGCAGTATTGTATTTGAACAAAGCAGAGGCAAGAGACAAGATATGCAGGGCTATACAATATGGTGCAAAATTCCTGAGTGATGGACAGCCTGGGACTGCTCAAAATGTCGATAAATCGACTAGTTTAGCAAGGAAGCTATTCCGTCTCTTCAAG TTTATCAATGATCTTCATGCTCTTATTAGCCCAAATGCCCCAGGAACCCCACTTCCACTCATCTTGTTGGGAAAG TCGAAAAATGCATTACTATCAACTTACTTGTTTCTGGATCAATTTGTCTGGCTTGGAAGGTCAGGCATTTACAAG AACAAAGAACAAACGGAGTTAATTGGCAGGATCTCTTTCTTTAGTTGGATGGGATCCTCAATTTGTACCGCCTTGGTGGAG ATTGGAGAACTTGGAAGGCTTTCATCATCGATGAAAAAGTTAGAAAAGGAACTAAAGAATACTGATAAATATAAG AATGAGCAATATCGAAGTAAGCTTCAACAGTCGAATGAGAGATCTCTAGCCCTGATTAAGGCAGGCACAGATATAGTGGTTGCTGTTGGATTACTTCAATTGGCACCCAAGAAAGTCACCCCTCGTGTAACGGGAGCCTTTGGATTCGTTAGCTCGTTGATTTCATGTTATCAG